Proteins found in one Canis aureus isolate CA01 chromosome 19, VMU_Caureus_v.1.0, whole genome shotgun sequence genomic segment:
- the NBEAL2 gene encoding neurobeachin-like protein 2 isoform X3 — MEPALGPGVQKDLGYLQQWLKAFVGAFEKSISLSSLEPRRPDEAGAEVPLLPPDALHVLAEQLDEGDLEQALVLLKLFIILCRNPENVEAGWGQVLVPRVLALLRKLSTELKGAPGSQEGQGPQLESVALHALLLCEGLFDPYQTWRRQHSGEVISSREKSKYKFPPAALPSEFGAFFQESLQDADGLPPMLLLRLVHLFGAVLAGGKENGQMAVSAGSVQGLLGVVRGWDHGPAQDPRLVPLALEALVGAVHVLHASRTPPRGPELRTLLEGYFRILNADWPAGPSPGPEEALVTLRVSMLDAIPRMLVCEDRPVLQATFLSNNCFEHLTRLIQNSKLYLQARAPPEGDSDLATRLLTEPDVQKVLDQDTDAIAVHVVRVLTCIMSGSPSAKEVFKERIGFPHLHEVLQSHGPPTHRLLQELLNMAVEGDHSVCPPPPILNEQPVLMLMQWLPALPTAELRLFLAQRLRWLCDSCPASRATCVQAGLVGHLLETLGAGAALGAHCQEQLLALLQALGRVSLRPLELRCLLRAPAGLDSGPAGAEAGNARHAGAVIRALSGMARHQGGARALHYFDLTPGMAGIMVPPVQRWPGPGFTFHAWLCLHPVAAAPGPAPSRPPQRKQLYSFFTSSGSGFEAFFTAAGTLVVAVCTRKEYLTMSLPEVSFADSAWHCVAIVHVPGRRPFSQNLVHVYKDGQLVQTAPLRCPSLSEPFSSCCIGSAGHRTTTTTTGPPTPPVPAALAHAHPSFSRSQSVPATAGLGWGSGLVAPLQEGTISSTLAGTQDTRWGSPTSLEGELGTIVIFHEALPPAALRALFTLGPNEVAPFKPESELHELSTKLLLHYSPQACRNNICLDLSPGHGLDGRLTGHRVETWDVKDVVTCVGGMAALLPLLERVASQPQEAEAGPAETHDLVGPELTSGHNTQGLLLPLGKSSVEVRMERNAVAAFLLMLRNFLQGHAVNQESLVQCQGPAIIGALLRKVPSWAMDMNVLMSAQLLMEQVAAEGSGPLLYLLYQHLLFNFHLWSPSDFAVRLGHIQYMSSIVREHRQKLRKKYGVQFILDALRTHYSPQREHPLAADDVHTVQTSLLGLVRELLVRSSATDDMQVVLSFLVAAGDDGQVVGALDLLLALLQGSPAQESLAIFLLEQGNLEVLLALLVQPRSLPLLPDRVCKILRKLQQNERLPERSRQRLRLREYSLQGLIACLPEGAASPQLCQGLYKLFLGADCVNLSDLLAVVQLSLQADLSVRLDVCRQLFHLIYGQPDIVRLLARQAGWQDVLTRLYVLEATTVASPLPFSPEPALCKPPTESPETSDVFLPSETPSPDPDTFYHALSPFCIPFDLGLERASVGSCNTAGGGGGSGSGTLTPASQPGTPSPLDGPRPFPVAHGRHSSSLSNVLEDGSLPEPTTSGDDASNASNPQQTSEEELCNLLTNVLFSVTWRGVEGSDEAAWRERGQVFSVLTQLGASATLVRPPDCIKRSLLEMMLESALTDIKEAPVGVLASLTQQALWLLRLLQDFLCAEGHGNQELWSEKLFEGVCSLLDRLGAWPHLANGTADLREMAQIGLRLVLGYILLEDPQLHAQAYVKLHSLLQTTVPMRREEACYVLSKLEAALARALNTSPSKTTTQDKESPSAAAAATERCSWLVPLVRTLLDRAYGPLGLQWGLPSLPPTNGSPTFFEDFQAFCATPEWRHFIDKQVQPTMSQFEMDTYAKSHDLMSGFWNACYDTLMSSGQRRQRERTQGRRAFQELVLEPAQRRVRLEGLRYGAAVKQQAAQQSTALLHWGALWRQLSSPCGAWALRDPPVPRWKLSSAETYSRMRLKLVPNHHFNPHLEASALRDNLGEGPLTPTEEASLPLAVTKEAKVSTLPEELQEDQLSEEELAALEKAMQAVELDEQHEKLVLSAECQLVTVVAVIPGLLEITTQHVYFYDGSAERVETEEGIGHDFRRPLTQLREVHLRRFNLRRSALELFFIDQANYFLNFPCKVGGAIASSPCQAPRPQPYPIPPHTQVRNQMYSLLLRLRPPAQGYLSSRSPQEMLRASGLTQKWVQREISNFEYLMQLNTIAGRTYNDLSQYPVFPWVLQDYVSPTLDLSNPAVFRDLSKPIGVVNPKHAQLVREKYESFEDPAGTIDKFHYGTHYSNAAGVMHYLIRVEPFTSLHVQLQSGRFDCSDRQFHSVAAAWQARLESPADVKELIPEFFYFPDFLENQNGFDLGCLQLTNEKVGDVVLPPWASSPEDFIQQHRQALESEYVSAHLHEWIDLIFGYKQRGPAAEEALNVFYYCTYEGAVDLDHVVDERERKALEGIISNFGQTPCQLLKEPHPARLSAEEAAQRLARLDTNSPSIFQHLDQLKAFFAEVISEGVPLVLAVVPHRQSHSFTIQGSSDLLVTVSASGLLGIHNWLPYDRNINNYFSFNKDPTIGNPKMQRLLSGPWVPESGVSGQALAVAPDAKLLFSGGHWDGSLRVTALPRGKLLKQLNRHLDVVTCLALDTCGIYLISGSRDTTCMVWRLLQEGGLSVGLASKPVQVLYGHEAAVSCVAINTELDMAVSGSEDGTVIIHTVRRGQFVAALRPPGATLPGPVFHLALGSEGHIVVQSSARERVGAQVTYSLHLYSVNGKLRASLPLVEQPTALAVTEDFVLLGTAQCALHILHLNKLLPAAPPLPMKVPIRSVAVTKERSHVLVGLEDGKLIVVGAGQPSEARSSQFARKLWRSSRRISQVSSGETEYNPGEAR; from the exons ATGGAACCAGCTTTGGGGCCTGGGGTCCAG aAGGACCTGGGCTACTTGCAGCAGTGGCTAAAGGCCTTTGTGGGTGCCTTCGAGAAAAGCATCTCCCTGTCCTCTCTGGAGCCACGCAG ACCAGATGAGGCGGGCGCAGAGGTGCCGCTGCTGCCACCAGACGCACTGCATGTGCTGGCAGAGCAGCTGGACGAGGGGGACCTGGAGCAAGCCCTGGTGCTGCTTAAGCTCTTCATCATTCTCTGCAG GAACCCAGAGAACGTGGAGGCGGGCTGGGGCCAGGTGTTGGTGCCCCGGGTGCTGGCTTTGCTGAGGAAGCTGTCAACCGAG CTGAAAGGAGCCCCAGGATCGCAGGAGGGCCAGGGGCCGCAGCTGGAGAGCGTGGCCCTGCACGCCCTGCTCCTCTGCGAGGGCCTCTTTGACCCCTACCAGACCTGGCGGCGCCAGCACAGTGG ggaagtCATCAGTTCCAGGGAGAAGAGCAAATACAAGTTCCCTCCGGCTGCTTTGCCCAGTGAATTTGGAGCCTTCTTCCAAG AGAGCCTGCAGGATGCAGATGGCTTGCCTCCCATGCTGCTGTTGCGTCTCGTCCATCTCTTTGGTGCTGTCCTTGCGGGAGGGAAG GAGAACGGGCAGATGGCTGTGAGCGCTGGCTCTGTGCAGGGCCTGTTGGGTGTGGTACGGGGCTGGGACCATGGGCCAGCCCAGGACCCCCGCCTAGTGCCCCTGGCGCTGGAGGCACTCGTGGGGGCAGTACATGTCCTGCATGCCAGCCGCACACCCCCTCGTGGGCCAGAGCTCCGCACCCTGCTTGAGGGCTACTTCCGCATCCTTAATGCCGACTGGCCAGCGGGCCCAAGCCCAGGCCCTGAAGAGGCCCTTGTCACCCTACGGGTCAGCATGCTCG ACGCCATCCCCAGGATGCTGGTATGTGAGGACCGGCCGGTGCTACAGGCCACCTTCCTCAGCAACAATTGCTTCGAACACCTGACTCGCCTCATCCAGAACAGCAAG cTGTACCTGCAGGCCCGGGCGCCCCCTGAGGGGGACAGTGACCTGGCTACCCGGTTACTGACCGAGCCCGATGTCCAGAAG GTATTGGACCAGGACACAGATGCCATTGCAGTGCACGTGGTCAGGGTCCTGACCTGCATCATGAGCGGCTCCCCCTCAGCCAAG GAGGTGTTTAAAGAGCGCATCGGCTTCCCTCACCTGCACGAGGTTCTGCAGAGCCACGGTCCCCCCACGCACCGGCTGCTACAGGAGCTACTCAACATG GCTGTGGAGGGCGACCACAGCGTATGTCCGCCGCCACCAATCCTCAACGAGCAGCCGGTACTGATGCTGATGCAGTGGCTGCCGGCGCTGCCCACGGCGGAGCTGCGGCTCTTCCTCGCACAACGCCTTCGGTGGCTCTGTGACAGCTGCCCTGCCAGCAGGGCCACGTGCGTGCAGGCAGGCCTGGTGGGCCACCTGCTGGAGACACTCGGCGCGGGGGCAGCCTTGGGGGCCCACTGCCAGGAGCAGCTGTTGGCATTGCTGCAAGCGCTGGGCCGCGTGTCTCTAAGGCCCCTGGAGCTGCGCTGCCTGCTACGCGCCCCCGCAGGACTGGACTCCGGGCCGGCTGGGGCCGAGGCCGGGAACGCCAGACACGCCGGTGCCGTCATCCGCGCGTTATCGGGCATGGCCCGGCACCAGGGCGGCGCGCGCGCCCTACACTACTTCGACCTGACGCCCGGCATGGCGGGTATCATGGTGCCGCCCGTGCAGCGATGGCCGGGACCCGGCTTCACCTTCCACGCCTGGCTCTGTCTGCACCCCGTGGCCGCGGCCCCTGGCCCGGCCCCCTCCCGGCCACCCCAGCGAAAGCAGCTGTACAG CTTCTTCACCAGCAGCGGCTCGGGGTTTGAGGCCTTCTTCACAGCAGCCGGGACGCTCGTGGTGGCCGTGTGTACCCGGAAGGAGTACTTGACCATGAGCCTGCCTGAGGTGTCCTTTGCCGACTCTGCCTGG CACTGTGTGGCCATCGTCCATGTGCCTGGGCGCCGGCCCTTCAGCCAAAACCTGGTCCACGTCTACAAAGATGGCCAGCTGGTCCAGACAGCGCCCCTTCGCTGCCCCTCTCTCAGTGAG CCTTTCTCCTCCTGCTGCATCGGCTCCGCTGGGCACCGCACAACGACCACCACCACGGGGCCACCCACGCCACCGGTCCCTGCTGCCCTGGCTCACGCGCATCCCTCCTTTTCCCGCTCCCAGTCAGTCCCAGCCACCGCAGGGCTTGGCTGGGGGTCTGGACTGGTGGCCCCCCTGCAGGAGGGCACCATCAGCTCCACCCTTGCAGGCACACAGGACACTCGGTGGGGCAGCCCCACATCCCTGGAGGGGGAGCTAGGGACCATAGTCATCTTCCATGAAGCGCTGCCGCCAGCGGCCCTGCGGGCCCTGTTCACCTTGG ggcCCAATGAGGTGGCACCCTTCAAGCCCGAGAGTGAGCTGCATGAGCTTAGCACCAAGCTGCTCCTCCATTACTCACCTCAG gcctgtAGGAATAACATCTGCCTGGACCTGTCCCCTGGCCATGGGCTGGATGGCCGCCTGACGGGCCACAGGGTGGAGACCTGGGACgtgaag GACGTGGTGACTTGTGTGGGAGGCATGGCTGCCCTGTTGCCCCTGCTGGAGCGAGTGGCCTCACAGCCCCAAGAGGCCGAGGCAGGTCCAGCCGAGACACATGACCTTGTGGGGCCTGAACTGACCTCTGGCCACAATacccagggcctgcttctcccactgggCAAGTCCTCAG TAGAGGTGCGCATGGAGAGGAATGCCGTGGCTGCCTTTCTGCTGATGCTGCGGAACTTCCTGCAGGGCCATGCTGTGAACCAGGAGAGCCTGGTGCAGTGCCAGGGGCCTGCCATCATTGGGGCCCTCCTGCGTAAG GTTCCCAGCTGGGCCATGGACATGAACGTGCTCATGTCTGCCCAGCTGCTGATGGAGCAGGTGGCAGCAGAGGGCAGTGGGCCCCTCCTGTACCTGCTCTACCAGCATTTGCTCTTCAACTTCCACCTCTGGAGCCCCAGTGACTTTGCCGTGCGCCTTG GCCACATCCAGTACATGTCTAGCATAGTCCGGGAACACAGACAGAAGCTGCGGAAGAAGTATGGGGTTCAGTTCATCCTGGATGCGCTGCGCACCCACTACAG CCCACAGCGGGAGCACCCCCTAGCGGCTGACGATGTGCACACCGTGCAGACCTCACTCCTTGGCCTGGTGCGGGAGTTGCTGGTTCGGAGCTCTGCCACTGATGACATGCAGGTTGTGCTTAGCTTTCTGGTGGCTGCAGGTGATGATGGCCAG GTGGTGGGTGCTCTGGACCTGCTACTGGCACTGCTGCAGGGCTCACCAGCACAGGAGTCTCTGGCCATCTTCCTGTTGGAGCAAGGGAACCTGGAGGTCTTGCTGGCTCTGCTAGTGCAGCCGAGGTCACTGCCCCTGCTGCCCGACCGAGTCTGCAAG atcCTGCGCAAACTGCAGCAGAATGAGCGCTTACCTGAGCGGAGCCGTCAGCGGCTTCGGCTGCGAGAATACAGTCTCCAGGGTCTCATTGCCTGCCTGCCAGAGGGGGCTGCCTCCCCCCAGCTCTGCCAGGGCCTCTACAAGCTGTTCCTGGGGGCAG ATTGCGTGAACCTCTCTGATCTCTTGGCCGTGGTGCAGCTATCCCTCCAAGCCGACCTCAGCGTCCGCCTGGACGTTTGTCGCCAG CTCTTCCACCTCATCTATGGACAGCCAGACATAGTGCGGCTGCTGGCCCGACAGGCTGGCTGGCAGGATGTGCTGACCCGGCTGTACGTCCTGGAGGCCACCACAGTTGCCAgtcccctgcccttctccccagaGCCAGCCCTATGCAAGCCACCCACCGAGTCACCTGAGACTTCGGATGTCTTCTTGCCCTCAGAGacccccagccctgaccctgACACCTTTTATCACGCTCTCTCCCCATTTTGTATACCCTTTGACCTGGGCCTGGAACGGGCCAGCGTGGGTTCATGCAACACTGCCGGCGGGGGTGGTGGCAGCGGCAGTGGGACTCTtactccagccagccagcctggcACACCGTCCCCGCTGGACGGGCCCCGGCCCTTCCCTGTTGCCCACGGCCGCCATAGCTCCAGTCTCTCCAATGTGCTGGAGGATGGCAGCCTCCCGGAGCCCACCACCAGTGGGGATGATGCCTCAAATGCCAGCAACCCTCAG CAAACCTCTGAGGAGGAGTTGTGCAACCTGCTCACCAACGTGCTGTTCTCGGTGACATGGCGTGGTGTGGAAGGCAGTGATGAGGCCGCCTGGCGGGAGCGCGGCCAGGTGTTCTCGGTGCTCACCCAGCTGGGGGCCTCTGCTACGCTTGTGCGGCCACCGGACTGCATCAAGCGCAG cctcctggagATGATGCTTGAATCAGCCCTGACCGACATCAAAGAGGCCCCCGTTGGAGTCCTGGCCAGCCTTACCCAGCAGGCGCTTTGGCTGCTGCGCCTGCTGCAGGACTTCCTGTGCGCAGAGGGCCACGGTAACCAGGAGCTGTGGAGTGAGAAG CTCTTTGAAGGAGTGTGCAGCCTGCTTGACCGCCTGGGagcctggcctcacctggccaaTGGCACAGCGGATCTCCGAGAGATGGCACAGATTGGCCTGCGCCTAGTGCTTGGCTACATCCTGCTGGAGGACCCACAG CTGCACGCCCAGGCCTATGTGAAGCTGCACTCACTGCTGCAGACCACAGTGCCCATGCGGCGGGAAGAGGCCTGCTATGTGCTGTCTAAGCTGGAAGCGGCCCTGGCGCGGGCGCTGAACACCTCCCCCTCAAAAACGACCACCCAGGACAAGGAGTCCCCAAGTGCAGCTGCTGCTGCCACTGAACGCTGCTCGTGGCTGGTACCTCTGGTGCGGACGCTGCTGGACCGTGCCTATGGGCCGCTGGGGCTCCAGTGGGGACTGCCTTCCCTGCCACCCACCAACGGTAGCCCCACCTTCTTTGAGGACTTCCAGGCCTTTTGTGCCACACCTGAATGGCGCCACTTCATCGATAAGCAG GTACAACCCACCATGTCGCAGTTCGAGATGGACACGTACGCGAAGAGCCACGACCTCATGTCGGGCTTCTGGAACGCCTGCTACGACACGCTCATGAGTAGTGGACAGCGGCGCCAGCGGGAGCGGACACAGGGCCGCCGGGCCTTCCAG gagctgGTGCTGGAACCCGCGCAGAGGCGGGTGCGCCTGGAAGGGCTGCGCTACGGGGCCGCGGTGAAGCAGCAGGCAGCGCAGCAGTCCACCGCCCTGCTGCACTGGGGGGCGCTGTGGCGGCAGCTCTCCAGCCCCTGTGGGGCCTGGGCCCTGAg GGACCCACCTGTTCCGCGCTGGAAGCTGTCCAGCGCCGAGACGTACTCGCGCATGCGTCTGAAGCTAGTGCCCAACCACCACTTCAACCCGCACCTGGAAGCCAGCGCTCTGCGGGACAACCTGG GTGAGGGCCCCCTGACACCTACAGAGGAGGCCTCGCTGCCTCTAGCGGTGACCAAGGAGGCCAAAGTCAGCACTCTACCCGAGGAGCTGCAGGAAGACCAGCTGAGCGAGGAAGAGCTGGCTGCGCTAGAGAAAGC GATGCAGGCAGTGGAACTGGATGAGCAACATGAGAAGCTGGTGCTTTCAGCCGAGTGTCAGCTGGTCACGGTGGTGGCTGTGATCCCAGGGCTGCTGGAGATCACCACACAGCACGTGTACTTCTATGATGGCAGCGCCGAGCGTGTGGAAACGGAGGAGG GCATCGGCCACGACTTCCGGCGCCCGCTCACGCAGCTGCGAGAGGTCCACCTGCGCCGCTTCAACCTGCGCCGCTCAGCACTCGAGCTCTTCTTCATTGATCAAGCCAACTACTTCCTCAACTTCCCGTGCAAGGTGGGCGGGGCCATAGCCTCGTCTCCttgccaggcccccaggccccaaccctaccccatcccaccccacaccCAGGTACGGAACCAGATGTATTCGTTGCTCCTGCGCCTACGACCCCCGGCCCAAGGCTACCTAAGCAGCCGCTCCCCCCAGGAGATGCTGCGTGCCTCCGGCCTCACCCAG aAATGGGTACAGCGTGAGATTTCCAACTTCGAGTACTTGATGCAACTCAACACCATTGCGGGGCGGACCTACAATGACCTGTCTCAGTACCCTGTG TTCCCCTGGGTCCTGCAGGACTACGTGTCCCCAACTTTGGACCTCAGCAACCCGGCCGTCTTCCGCGACCTGTCCAAGCCCATCGGTGTGGTGAATCCCAAGCACGCCCAACTCGTGAGGGAGAA GTACGAGAGCTTCGAGGACCCAGCGGGCACCATTGACAAGTTCCACTATGGCACCCACTATTCCAACGCCGCAGGCGTGATGCACTACCTCATCCGCGTGGAACCCTTCACCTCCCTGCATGTCCAGCTGCAGAGTGGCCG CTTTGACTGCTCCGACCGACAGTTCCACTCAGTGGCAGCAGCCTGGCAGGCCCGCCTGGAGAGCCCTGCTGATGTGAAGGAGCTCATCCCAGAGTTCTTCTACTTCCCCGACTTCCTGGAAAACCAGAATG GCTTCGACTTGGGCTGCCTCCAGCTGACCAACGAGAAGGTGGGCGACGTGGTGCTGCCTCCGTGGGCCAGCTCTCCTGAGGACTTCATCCAGCAGCACCGCCAGGCTCTG gagtcAGAGTATGTGTCTGCCCACCTGCATGAGTGGATTGACCTCATCTTTGGCTACAAGCAGCGGGGCCCAGCTGCGGAAGAAGCCCTCAACGTCTTCTATTACTGCACCTATGAGG GGGCCGTGGACCTGGACCACGTGGTGGATGAGCGGGAACGGAAGGCTCTGGAGGGCATCATCAGTAATTTCGGGCAGACTCCCTGTCAGCTGCTAAAG GAGCCACATCCAGCTCGGCTGTCAGCCGAGGAAGCAGCCCAACGCCTTGCACGTCTGGACACTAACTCGCCTAGCATCTTCCAACACCTGGACCAGCTCAAGGCCTTCTTTGCAGAG GTCATCAGTGAAGGCGTGCCCCTGGTGCTGGCCGTGGTCCCCCACCGGCAGTCCCACTCTTTCACCATCCAGGGCTCCTCAGATCTGTTG GTGACTGTGAGTGCCAGTGGGCTGCTGGGCATCCACAACTGGTTGCCCTATGACCGTAACATAAACAACTACTTCAGCTTcaacaaagaccccaccatagGCAACCCCAA GATGCAACGACTGCTGAGTGGCCCGTGGGTGCCGGAAAGTGGCGTGAGTGGGCAAGCCCTGGCAGTGGCCCCCGACGCAAAGCTGCTGTTCAGTGGTGGCCACTGGGATGGCAGCCTGCGAGTGACTGCACTGCCCCGGGGCAAGCTGTTGAAGCAACTCAACCGTCACCTTG ACGTGGTGACCTGCCTTGCACTGGACACCTGTGGCATCTACCTCATCTCAGGCTCCCGGGACACCACGTGCATGGTGTGGCGGCTCCTGCAGGAG ggtggcCTCTCTGTGGGACTGGCGTCAAAGCCCGTGCAGGTCCTCTATGGGCATGAGGCTGCAGTAAGCTGTGTGGCCATCAACACTGAACTCGACATGGCTGTATCGGGATCtgag GATGGAACTGTGATCATCCACACTGTACGCCGTGGCCAGTTTGTGGCAGCACTACGGCCCCCGGGGGCCACATTACCCGGACCCGTGTTCCATCTGGCGCTGGGGTCTGAGGGCCACATTGTGGTACAGAGCTCGGCGCGGGAGCGTGTGGGGGCTCAG GTCACCTACTCCTTGCACCTGTACTCCGTGAATGGGAAGTTACGGGCTTCACTGCCCCTGGTAGAGCAGCCCACAGCCCTGGCGGTGACAGAGGACTTTGTTCTGCTGGGCACAGCCCAGTGTGCCCTGCACATCCTCCACCTGAACAA ACTGCTCCCGGCGGCGCCCCCCCTTCCCATGAAGGTGCCCATCCGCAGCGTGGCAGTGACCAAGGAGCGCAGCCACGTGCTCGTGGGCCTGGAGGACGGCAAGCTGATTGTCGTGGGCGCGGGGCAGCCCTCCGAG GCGCGCAGCAGCCAGTTCGCGCGGAAGCTGTGGCGGTCCTCCAGGCGCATCTCGCAGGTGTCCTCGGGGGAGACGGAGTACAACCCGGGAGAGGCGCGCTGA